One part of the Glycine max cultivar Williams 82 chromosome 14, Glycine_max_v4.0, whole genome shotgun sequence genome encodes these proteins:
- the LOC100776060 gene encoding heat stress transcription factor B-4b: MAFTLDRCEDSMVFTMESHKSVPAPFLTKTYQLVDDPRTDHIVSWGDDETTFVVRRPPEFARDLLPNYFKHNNFSSFVRQLNTYGFKKVAADRWEFANEYFRKGAKHLLCEIHRRKTPHHYQQHYHMHDQPPHLLQPEENMCWIDTPPLPSPKPGTDILTALSEDNQRLRRKNLMLLSELTHMKNLYNDIIYFIQNHVSPASYDEQRSRSAILKLLELDSSPNVIRPAKSRITEKSLGTSSDEPNSSVKLFGVPLCGKKRLHPGNLDQRE; encoded by the exons ATGGCTTTCACACTAGACAGGTGTGAAGATAGCATGGTGTTCACTATGGAATCTCACAAGTCAGTGCCTGCTCCCTTTCTGACAAAGACATACCAACTTGTTGATGACCCTCGCACTGACCACATTGTGTCTTGGGGTGATGATGAAACTACATTTGTTGTGAGGAGGCCCCCAGAATTTGCTAGAGATCTTCTTCCCAACTATTTCAAGCACAACAACTTCTCAAGCTTTGTTAGGCAGCTAAATACCTAT ggTTTCAAGAAGGTAGCTGCTGATAGATGGGAGTTTGCAAATGAATACTTCAGAAAAGGAGCTAAGCACCTTTTATGTGAAATCCACAGGAGGAAAACCCCTCACCACTATCAACAACACTACCACATGCATGACCAACCACCACATCTTCTTCAGCCAGAGGAAAATATGTGCTGGATTGATACTCCCCCATTACCATCTCCTAAACCAGGCACTGACATCTTAACAGCACTTTCTGAGGACAACCAAAGACTGAGGAGAAAGAACTTGATGCTCTTATCAGAACTCACTCACATGAAGAACCTATACAATGACATCATATATTTCATCCAAAACCATGTAAGTCCTGCTTCCTATGATGAACAAAGAAGCAGAAGTGCTATTCTGAAGCTGCTGGAATTGGATTCATCACCAAATGTTATTAGACCAGCCAAGAGCCGGATTACGGAGAAGTCTTTGGGAACTTCTAGTGACGAGCCTAATAGTTCTGTGAAGCTCTTTGGTGTTCCTCTTTGTGGCAAAAAGAGATTGCACCCAGGTAACCTTGATCAACGAGAATAG